A portion of the Avibacterium sp. 20-132 genome contains these proteins:
- a CDS encoding ArsC family reductase — MITVYGIKNCDTVKKALKWLIDNGIEYRLHDYRVEGLEQAWLETAESQFGWENLLNKRSTTWRNLAEEVKKNLSKNTALKVLAEQPTLIKRPIILQDNIALIGFDVAAYAKAFGK; from the coding sequence ATGATTACAGTTTATGGTATAAAAAACTGCGATACAGTGAAAAAAGCCTTGAAATGGCTAATAGATAATGGGATTGAATACCGTTTGCACGATTATCGTGTAGAGGGATTAGAACAGGCTTGGTTGGAAACTGCCGAAAGTCAATTTGGTTGGGAAAATTTGCTGAATAAACGTAGTACTACTTGGCGTAATTTAGCGGAAGAGGTGAAAAAAAATCTATCAAAAAACACCGCACTTAAGGTATTAGCAGAGCAGCCTACGCTAATTAAACGTCCGATTATTTTACAAGATAACATTGCGTTAATCGGTTTTGACGTTGCGGCATATGCAAAGGCTTTTGGTAAATAA